TAGCGAGCCACTGTATCCGTACAACACCAGATTACCATCTGATTGCATAACCAGATTTTTCGCTGCTAATCCGTGCGTATTCGTATTCCACAACGCTTTCCCCCTGCCATACAACACCAGATTCCCGTCATCCTGCAAGATAAGAGTATATTCTCCGTTATTTGATTTCAGCCATTGACCTCTTACAAGAGATTCACCCTCATTGAGGTAATGTTGGCCTGCAGCAGCAAAGGTAGGAACACTGAACGAAGCCCACATGCATACGGCAAATAAAAGAACAGATAACTTCT
This Paenibacillus larvae subsp. larvae DNA region includes the following protein-coding sequences:
- a CDS encoding lectin, which codes for MKKLSVLLFAVCMWASFSVPTFAAAGQHYLNEGESLVRGQWLKSNNGEYTLILQDDGNLVLYGRGKALWNTNTHGLAAKNLVMQSDGNLVLYGYSGSLWHSNTHGYPGSYLVVQDDGNVVIYIGRLAIWNTGTN